GGAGAGCGTGGACATGATCGCGGCGAGGACGGCGGCCAGCACCAGGCCGGCCACGAACGGGTGGAACATGATCGAGGCCAGCACGAGGAACACGGTCTCCGGGTCCTCGAGCGTGGTGCCGGGGTTGGCCTGGAAGTAGGCGATGCCCACGAGGGCCACCATCACGGCGCCGAACACGGACAGCGCCATCCAGCCGATGCCCACGCGTCGGGCGACGGCCGCGTCGTGCGGGGTGCGCAGGGCCATGAAGCGGACGATGATGTGCGGCTGGCCGAAGTAGCCCAGGCCCCAGGCGAGGGAGGACAGGACGCCGATCAGCGTCGCGTTCTCGAACATCGAGAAGTGGTTCACTCCGCCGCCGGCGGCGTCGGCGGCGCGGATGCCCTCGACGACGGCGTCCCAGCCGCCCATGGTCAGGATCACGACGATGGGCACGGCCAGCAGGGAGAGGAACATGAGGATGCCCTGGGCCACGTCCGTCAGCGAGGCGCCGAGGAAGCCGCCGAACAGGGTGTAGAGCACCGTGATGCCCGCGACCACGAGCATGCCGGTGAGGTAGTTGGTGCTGATGCCCTGGGCATAGAAGGACTCGGGGCCGAAGGTGGACTCGACGAACTTGCCGCCGGCAACCATGCCCGAGGAGACGTAGAAGGTGAAGAACACGAGGATGATCAGGCCGGCCACGATCCGCAGGATGTGCGTGCGGTCCTTGAACCGGTTCTCGAGGAAGGACGGGATCGTGATCGAGTTCCCTGCCACCTCGGTGTAGGAGCGCAGGCGGGGGGCGACCACGCGCCAGTTCACCCACGCGCCCACGGTCAGGCCGACCGCCATCCAGCCCTCGACCAGGCCCGCGGCGTAGATCGCGCCGGGCAGGCCCATCAGGAGCCACCCGGACATGTCGGACGCACCCGCGGAGAGCGCCGCGACGGACGGCTTCATGTCGCGTCCGGCGAGCACGTAGTCGTCGAGGTCGGTGTTCTTGCGGGAGGCGTACAGGCCGATCGCGATCATCGCGAGGAAATAGAGGCCGATCGCCGCTAACAGGAAGACGGTGTTCATGTCCATGGGCTCCAGGGAATCACATCCGGACTCTCAGCCCCAGTCCCGGATTCACCCCGTCCGGGCCGGCCCGGGCCCCCGCGCGCCTAGGATGGAGGCCGTCATGACGCAGACTCCACCGCCCTCCACGCCCGCCGCGCAGCCGTCGGCGACGCCCCACGACGCCGCCGCGATCACGTTCCCCGAACACCTGCCGGTGGCGGAGCGCCGTGAGGAGATCATGGCCGCGATCCGCGACCACCAGGTGGTGATCGTCGCGGGCGAGACCGGTTCGGGCAAGACCACGCAGCTGCCGAAGATGTGCCTGGCCCTCGGGCTCGGGGAGGCCGGTTCGATCGGCCACACCCAGCCCCGGCGCATCGCCGCCCGCTCGGTGGCCGAGCGCATCGCGCAGGAGCTGGGCGAGGAGATCGGGCAGACGGTCGGCTATCAGGTCCGCTTCACGGCACAGACCTCGAAGGCCACCCGGGTGAAGGTCATGACGGACGGCATCCTGCTGGCCGAGATCCCCCATGACCCGCAGCTGCGCCGCTACTCCGTGATCATCGTGGACGAGGCCCACGAGCGCAGCCTCAACATCGACTTCCTCCTGGGCTACCTGCGCAACCTGCTGCCCCAGCGCCCGGACCTGAAGGTGATCATCACCTCGGCCACCATCGACCCGGAGCGCTTCGCCCGGCACTTCGGCCGGCCGCTGGCCGAGGGCGAGGACCATGCGGACGCGGTGGAGGCCGACGACGGCGGCCGCGTGGTCCCGGCGCCGATCATCGAGGTCTCGGGGCGCACCTACCCCGTCGAGATCCGCTACCGGCCGCTGACCGATGAGCCCTCCCCGGACGACCCCGAGGACGATGCGGACGACGCCGCCGAGACCCGCGACCCCCTCGACGCGATCGGCGACGCCGTCCTCGAGCTGGCCGCCGAGCCGCCGGGCGACATCCTCGTGTTCCTGCCGGGCGAGCGGGAGATCCGCGACGCCGCCGACCACCTGTCCGGCGTCGTCGCCTCCTCGAAGCGTCTGGCGGGCACGGAGGTGCTGCCGCTGTTCGGCCGCCTGTCCATGGCGGAGCAGCACCGGGTGTTCGGCCGCGCCGCCGCCGGCGTGCGCCGCCGGATCGTGCTGGCCACCAACGTGGCCGAGACGTCCTTGACCGTGCCGGGCATCAAGTACGTGATCGACACGGGCACGGCGCGCATCTCCCGCTACTCGCACCGCACCAAGGTCCAGCGCCTGCCCATCGAGCGCGTCTCCCAGGCCAGCGCGAACCAGCGCGCCGGCCGCTCGGGCCGCACGAGCCCGGGCATCGCGATCCGCCTGTACTCGGAGGAGGACTACCTCTCCCGCCCCGAGTTCACGGACCCGGAGATCCTGCGCACCTCCCTGGCCTCCGTGATCCTGCAGATGCTCTCCCTCGGCGTGGCCGCCACCCCGGCGGACGTGCAGGGCTTCCCCTTCGTCCAGCCGCCGGACGGCCGGCAGGTCTCCGACGGCGCCACCACGCTCACCGAGCTCGGCGCGCTGCACCCGCCCCGGCCCTCCGGCGCGAAGGACGGGCACGACGTCGGCCGCGGCCGCGGTGGGCGGGCCCCCGAGCCGGGCACCATCACCCCGATCGGCCGCCGCCTGGCCCGGCTGCCCGTGGACCCGCGGCTCGGTCGCATGATCCTGGAGTCCGGCGAGCGCGGCTGCGTCCGCGAGGTCATGGTGCTCGCCGCCGCCCTCACCATCCAGGACCCCCGCGAACGCCCCGTCGAGCAGCGCGAGGCCGCCGACGAGCTGCACCGGCGGTTCGCGGACGAGAACTCGGACTTCTCCGCGATCCTCAACCTGTGGGCCTACCTGCAGGAGCAGCAGAAGGAGCTCTCCGGCTCGCAGTTCCGCAAGCTGTGCCGCCGCGAGCACATCAACTGGCTGCGCGTGCACGAGTGGCAGGACCTCGTGCGGCAGCTGCGCCAGCTCGCCAAGGACGTGGGGGTCGCGGTGCACGCCGGCCCGGTGGACCCGGTGGGCCAGCACGAGGCGGTGCACCGGTCCCTGCTCACCGGCCTGCTCTCCCAGATCGGCTCCTACGACGAGCGCCGCCGCGAGTACGCCGGCGCCCGCGGCACCCGCTTCGCCGTGTTCCCCGGCTCCGCCCTGTTCAAGAAGCGCCACCCCTTCGTGATGGCCGCCGAGCTCGTGGAGACGTCCCGGCTGTGGGCGCGGACCGTGGCGAGGATCGAGCCGGAGTGGGCCGAGGAGGCCGCGGGCGGGCTCGTGAAGCGCACGTACAACGAGCCGCACTGGTCCCGCCGGGCCGGCGCCGTCGTCGCCCGGGAGAAGGTCACGCTCTTCGGGGTCACCCTCATCCCGGACCGGTCCGTGAAGTACGGCCGGATCGACCCGGAGCTCTCGCGCGAGCTGTTCATCCGGCACGCCCTCGTGGAGGGCGACTGGCGCACCCGCCACCGGTTCTTCGCCCGCAACCGCGCCGCCCTCGAGGAGGTCGACGCGCTCGAGACGCGCCTGCGCCGTCGCGACCTGCGGATCGGGGACGAGGACCTCTTCGCCTTCTACGACGCGCGGGTGCCGGCGAACGTGGTCTCCGAGCGGCACTTCGACGCGTGGTGGAAGAAGGCCCGCCAGGAGCGGCCGGACCTGCTGGACCTCGACGTCGCCGCGCTGCTCACCGCCGACGCCGAGGACCTGGACACGGACGCGTTCCCCACCGTGTTCCCCTACCCGCTGCCCGGCGGGGACGTGGACCTCGACCTGGAGTACACCTTCGACCCCACCGGCGCCTCCGGCACCGACGGCGTGACCGTGTCCGTGCCGGTCCTGCTCCTCAACCAGGTCTCCCCCGGCCCCTTCGCGTGGCTCGTGCCGGGCCTCCGCGTGGAGCTCGTGACCGCCCTGATCAAGGCCCTGCCCAAGGCCGTCCGCAAGCAGCTCGTGCCCGCCCCGGACGTGGCCCGGCAGCTCGTGGCGGACCTCGACGCGCACGCGGACTCGCTCGCCGACGAGCTGACCGAGGCCTTGTCCGCCGCCGTGCGCCGGGTCCGCGGGATCGTCGTGGAGCCCGGGCTGTGGGCGCCCGAGGCGGTGCCGGCGCACCTGCGCATGGACTACCGCGTGGTGGACGCCCGCGGCGCCGTGATGGGGGCGGGCCAGGACCTGGCCGCCCTCCAGGCCCGCCTCGCCAAGGCCAACCGCTCGGCCATCGCCGCGCGCCTGGCCGGCACGGACGACCCCGCCAACGCCCGCCCGGGTCCGGGCCGCCAGGGCGGGCGGCGCGACGGCGGCGGGAACGACGGCGGCGCGGGGCGCCGGGGGTCCGGTCGCGGCGGGCGGGGGCGCGGCCGGGACGGCGCCGGCCGCCCCGAGGCGGGCGCGCAGGGCGCGGGCGGCGCGGCTCCCGCGTTCGCCGAGCGCCACGGGCTGACCTCGTGGAGCATCGGGACGGTGCCGCGGCGCATCACCACCGACCCGGGCGCCCGCGGGCCGGCCATCACCGGCTACCCCGCGCTCGTGCCCGAGACGACCGTCGAGGGCGGCCCCGCCGCGGGCCTCACGGTGGCGCGCTCGGCCGAGGACCAGGCCGCGTGGCACCGCGCCGGCGTGATCCGGCTGCTCCTGGCGACCCTGCCCAGCCCCCAGCGCTACGTGCTGGACCACCTGGACAACCGCGAGAAGCTCACCTTCACCCAGAACCCCCACGGCTCCGTGGACTCCCTCGTGGCCGACTGCTCCCAGGCCGCCGTCGACCGCCTCGTGGGCGACGAGCTGCCCTTCGACGAGGCCGCCTTCCGCGCGCTCTTCGACCGGGTGCGGGCGGACCTGATCGACACGGTGTTCGCCGTGACGCGGCTCGTGGAGCAGGTCCTCTCCCGCGCGGCCGAGGTCCGGCGCCGCCTCAAGGGGTCCGTCTCGCTGGCCATGGCCCCGGCGCTGTCCGACGTGAAGGCCCACCTGGAGCAGCTCGTGTTCCCCGGGTTCGTGGCCGCCACGGGCTGGGAGCGGCTGCAGCACCTGCCCCGGTACCTGCAGGGCATCCTGGTGCGCCTGGACCGGCTCGACGCCGGCGGGCACCTGCAGCGCGACGGCCAGCACATGGCCGTGGTGCAGCGCCTCGAGGACGAGTTCGACGCCGCCGTGCAGGCGCACCGGGCCCGGTTCTCCGGGGTGCCGGTGCCCGCGGACCTCGAGCGCGTGCGCTGGCTCATCGAGGAGCTGCGCGTCTCCTTCTTCGCCCAGGAGCTGGGCACGGCCGTCTCGGTCTCGGAGAAGCGGGTGCGCCAGGCGCTGGCCCAGGCCGCGCGGGCCTGAGCCGGACGGCCGGAGCGGGTCCGAGCGGCTCAGTCCTGCGGGACGACCTCGCCGTGGCCCAGCTCGCGCAGCGCCGCGCGCAGGCGGGCGGCGGCGTCGTCCATCTCGGCCGGGTCCGGGGAGTTGTCCACCCGGTCCAGGTCGAAGTCGGCCAAGGAGTTGGAGGGCCACACGTGCACGTGCAGGTGCAGGATCTCGTAGCCGGCCACCATCAGGCCCGCGCGCTGCGCCGAGAAGGCCCGGACCTGGGCCTTGCCCAGCTGCTGGGCCACCATCATCAGGTGCGCCACCAGGGCGGGGTCGGCGTCGACCCACGCGTCGACCTCCTCACGGGGCACCACGAGGGCGTGGCCGGGGTTGAGCGGGCCGGTGGAGAGGAACGCGACGCACGTCTCGTCCTGCCACACGAAGCGGGCGGGCAGCTCGCCGGCGATGATCCTGCTGAAGACGCTGGCCATGGGGGTCCTCCTGGTGGGTCGTCGGGGCGTCGCCCCGGGGGGCTCGTCAGTCCCGGCCGGGCTCGCCGTGCGGGTCGGGGCCGACCGCGACGGCGTTGGACGGGTCCTGGATCCATGCTGACCACGAACCGGGGTAGAGCGCCACTCCGGGACGCCCCGCGACGGCCAGGGTGAGCACGGCGTGGGCCGCGGTCACGCCCGAGCCGCAGTACACCGCGACCGGGGTCTCGTCGTCCACGCCCACGGCGTCGAACCGCGCGGCGAGCTCCTCGGCGGGGCGCAGCCGGCCGTCCTCGGCCAGGGAGCCGGCGGTGGGCAGGCTCCGGGCCCCGGGGATGTGCCCGGCCACGGGGTCGATCGGCTCGGTCTCCCCGCGGTAGCGCTCGGCGGCGCGGGCGTCCAGGAGCAGGCCGCCGGAGGCCATCGCCTCGGCGCCGGAGGTGTCCACCACGGGCATCCGGCCCCAGGAGGTGCGGGCCGAGCCGGGCATGGGGATGACCTCGCCGGGCTGCAGGGGCAGGCCGCCCGCGCGCCACGCGGCGAGGCCGCCGTCCAGGAGCATCGAGTCCCGCAGGCCCGCGTGCCGCAGCAGCCACCAGGCGCGCGCCGCGGACAGCCCCCGGTCGTCGTCGTAGACCACCACGGTGTCGCCGTCGTCGATCCCCCACATGCGCACGGTCTCCGCGAACTGGCGCGGGTCCGGGAGGGGGTGGCGGCCGGCGGCGGGGCCGGCGTGGCCGGCCAGCCGGCTGGGCAGGGAGACGTAGACGGCGCCGGGCAGGTGGCCCCGCAGGTAGGCCTCGTGGTCCGCGCCGCCGCCCGTCGCGCGGAAGCGGACGTCGAGCAGGACCAAGCGCCGCGGCCGGCAGCGGCCGGGCTGGGCGTAGGCGGGGGCCTCGGGGACCTCCGGCAGCGGCTCGGTGGGGCTCAGGCCGAGCCAGTCGGCGAGCACCCCCACGGAGACGAGGGTGGGCGGCTCGGCGGCCGCGGGGTCGACGCCCTCGCCGCCGGAGGCCGGGTCGCCGCCCGCATCATGGGTGGACGACGGGTCGGCCGTCGGCGCCGGGACCACGCGGCCCTCGGCCCCGTCCACGACGACGAGTGGGTCGGGACGGTCCGGGTCGGAGCCGTGGCGGTCCGGGACGGGGGATGGGTCCAGGCTCTCGCTGTGCACCCGGACACCCTACTGCACCCGCCGTCCGGGGCCGCTGATAGCCTGGAGGACGCCCCTCGAGGGGCCCGACGCCCCCGCCGCGGACGCGGCCGACGCCGCAGAAGGAGACCTGAGCCAGCGTGAGCGCCCCCGATCCCGGACCCCGCGTCGTCCGCCCCCGCGCCACCCGGCAGAAGGCCGCCGTGGACCGCGCGCTGGAGACGATCCCGGACTTCGTGAGCGCCCAGGAGCTGCACGCGCGCCTCCAGGAGGAGGGCGAGCGGATCTCCCTGGCCACCGTCTACCGGACCCTGCAGCAGCAGCTCGAGGACGGGCAGGTGGACGTGCTGCGGCGCGAGGACGGCGAGTCCGTGTATCGCCGCTGCGAGGCCCGCGGGCACCACCACCACCTGGTGTGCCGGCTGTGCTGGTCCACCGTGGAGGTCACCGCTCCCCCGGTCGAGGCGTGGGCGGCCCGGATCGCCGCGGAGCACGGGTTCACCGAGGCCGAGCACACCGTGGAGATCACCGGCGTGTGCGCCGACTGCGCCGCGACCCGGGCCGCGGACGCGGGCTGAGCCGCCCGGCCTGCCTCAGCCTCGGTCGGGCGGGCAGTCGGCGGGGTCGTCGAGGTGCACCAGCAGCGGGGCGTGCAGCGCCCCGCGGCCGTACACCGCGTCCAGGTTGGCGGCGGTGAGCACCTGCGCGGGCGGGCCGCTGGCCACCACTCGGCCGTCCATGAGCACCACGTGGTCCGCGGCGGCGGCCTCGTCGAGGTCGTGCGTGGTGTAGACCACGGACACCCCCCGCTCCGGCTGCTCGTGGATGATCTCGTCGATGGTGCGGGCGGAGACGATGTCCAGGCCCGTGACGGGCTCGTCCAGCATGAGCACGTCGTGCTCCTGGGCCAGGCCCTGGGCCACGTAGACGCGCTGGCGCTGCCCGCCCGAGAGCTGGTCCAGGTGCCGGTCCGCCAGGTCCGTCACGCGCACCCGCTCCATCGCGGCGGCCACGGCGGCGCGGTCCGTCGCGCCCAGGCGGCGGAACCAGCCGGCGGTGGTGTACCGGCCCATCGTGACGACGTCGTGCACCGTGAGCGGCACCCCCTGCGGGAACTGGAGGGACTGCATCACGAACGAGATGAGCCGCCCGTGCCGGGACGGGCTCTCCCCGCGCACTTCGAGCCGGCCCGCGGCCGGGTCCAGGACGCCGGCGAGGGCCTGCAGGAGGGTGGACTTGCCGGACCCGTTGGGCCCGATCACGGCCACCACGCAGCCGGCCGGCAGCGTGAAGGAGGAGGCCTCGACGGCCAGGTGGTCCCCGTGGCGCAGCTCGAGGTGCTCGGCCACGGCCAGCGGCGCGGGGGCGGCCTCGGGGACGACGGCGGCGGATCGGCTCACGGGGACACGCTCCTGCGGGTGGGGGTCTCGACGACGGCCCGCCGGCGGTCCGCGCGGACCCGGCGGCTGCGCAGGGCGCGCAGCCCCGCCCGGCCGGCCAGGACCACGAAGAACATCGCGATCGGCACGAGGGCCATGGTGGCGGAGGCGGCGGTGCCGAGGTGGTAGCTCAGGACGAGGCCGATCGTGACGCCGGCGGCGCCGAGCAGCACGGCCAGCGCCATCATCTGCGGCACGGTGCGGGTCAGCAGGGCCGCGGTGGCGGGCGGGCCCACAAGCAGGCCGAACACCAGCACGGTGCCCACGGCCTGGAAGGAGCCGATCACGGCGGCGCCGATCATCACCAGCAGCAGCGCGTGGGTCAGGCGCGGGCGCATGCCCAGGGAGCGCGCCTTGGCCGGGGAGAAGCTCAGCGCCATGAGCGGGCGGTAGAGCACGAGGGCGAGCACCAGCACGAGCGCGGCGATCACGCCCTGCCGCACGATCCCCTCCCAGGTGACGCCGAGGGCGTCGCCGAAGAGGATGGCGGTGAGCGAGCCGGTGTAGGAGTCGGAGAGGGAGATGATCACCACGCCGAGCGCCATCATGCCCACGAAGAGCAGGCCGATGGCGGTGTCCTCCTTCAGCGTGGTGGCCCGGTGCACCAGCGAGATGCCGGCGAGCATCACGAGGGCGGCCAGGGCCGCGCCGAGGTGGGCGTCGAAGCCGAGCACCACGGACAGGGCGATGCCCGGCATGACGCCGTGCACGAACGCGTCGCCGAAGAAGCTCATGCCCCGCAGCACGAGCCACGTGCCCACCACCGCGCAGAGCGCGGCGGCGATGAGCCCGCCCACCAGCGCCCGCTGCTGGAAGCCCAGCAGGAAGGGCTCGATCAGCCAGTCCATGCTCACTCCCCCAATGCGTCGGCCAGGACGCGGGCGTTGTGCAGCATGGCCTCGGCGTAGCCGGCCTGCTCGCCGTCGGCCGGGCCGACGCCGCCCTCGTAGAGCTCGACCACCGGGGTGGAGCCGCCGCCGTCGGCGGCGATGGACTCCACGGTGGGCGCGCCTCCGCCGGCCGAGGTCACCAGCGCGTCGGCGCCGGAGTCGGCCACGGCGCGGGTGAGCTCGGCGATGCGCTGGGAGGAGGGCTCGCCGTCGGTGGAGCCGCCGGGGACCACCACGCCCGCGACCTCGAATCCGTAGGCGGCGGCGAAGTAGCCGTACGCGTCGTGGTCGGCGATCAGCCGGCGACGGTCCTCGGGCACGGCGGCCAGGATCTCGCGGACCTCGGCGTCGGTCGCCTCGAGCTCGCCGCGCACCTGACGGCCGCAGTCGGCGAACCGGTCCTCGCCGGTGTGCTCGGCGAGGGCGTCGCCCATCACCTCGGCGGCGCGGGCCATGCGGGCCACGTCCATCCACACGTGCGGGTCCTGGGAGCCGCGGTCGTGCCCGTCGTGTGCGCCGGCGGAGCCCTCCTCGGCGTGGGCCGCGTGCTCCCCCGCGGTCTCGCCTGCGTGCTCGTCGGCCGCGCCCTCGCCGGCGCCGAAGGGCAGCGGGTCGAGGCGGGGGGCCACCTCCAGCACCTGCGCGCCGTCCTGGGCAGCGTTCTCCAGCGCCGAGGCCATGCCGGCCTCGAGGCCGAGGCCGTTGGCGAAGACCAGGCCCGCGCGGGCCATCTGCGCCACCTGCTGCGAGGACGGCGCGAAGTCGTGGGGGTCGTCCCCGGGACCCATCACCGTGGCCGTCGTGGCGTCGGCGCACCGGGCGACGTCGCCCAGCACGGAGCCGAGCTGCGTGGTGGTGGCCACGGCGGCCGGATCGCCGGAGCCCGCCTGCCCGTCCCCGCCGGAGTCGGCCCCGCAGCCGGCGAGGGCGAGGGCGGAGGCCAGGGTCAGCGCGGCGGCGGCGCGACGGCGGGGGGTGCGGTGCACGGGGGTCCTTTCGGGGTCGGCGGCGGGACGAGTCCGGGCCGCCTGCAATTGACAACGATTCTCATCGTAGCAGGCCCGCGGACGACGGCGGCCCCTCCCCCGCGGGCGGCGGGGAAGGGGCCGGGGCGCGCCGATCAGGCGGGGCGGAAGCGGCGCGGGGACTGCGTGACGTCGTTGATCTCGCCCACGAGCACCTCGAGGACGTCCTCGAGGAACAGGACGCCGGCGGTCTCCCCCTCGGGGGTGATGACGCGGGCCAGGTGCGAGCCCGTGCGCTGCATCAGCGCCAGGGCGTCCTCCACCTCGTCCTCGAGCCGCACGTTCGCCAGGGAGCGCACGCGCGTCAGCGGGATCGGCTCCTCGTGCCCGGACGGGCCCACCATGAGCACGTCCTTGAGGTGCAGGTAGCCGGTGTAACCGCCGTCGGGGTCCTCCACCACGAACCGGGAGTAGCCCACCCGGCCCACCGTCCACTCGAAGTCGTGCGGGGTGATGCCCTCGGGCACGGTC
The sequence above is a segment of the Micrococcus endophyticus genome. Coding sequences within it:
- the hrpA gene encoding ATP-dependent RNA helicase HrpA, whose product is MTQTPPPSTPAAQPSATPHDAAAITFPEHLPVAERREEIMAAIRDHQVVIVAGETGSGKTTQLPKMCLALGLGEAGSIGHTQPRRIAARSVAERIAQELGEEIGQTVGYQVRFTAQTSKATRVKVMTDGILLAEIPHDPQLRRYSVIIVDEAHERSLNIDFLLGYLRNLLPQRPDLKVIITSATIDPERFARHFGRPLAEGEDHADAVEADDGGRVVPAPIIEVSGRTYPVEIRYRPLTDEPSPDDPEDDADDAAETRDPLDAIGDAVLELAAEPPGDILVFLPGEREIRDAADHLSGVVASSKRLAGTEVLPLFGRLSMAEQHRVFGRAAAGVRRRIVLATNVAETSLTVPGIKYVIDTGTARISRYSHRTKVQRLPIERVSQASANQRAGRSGRTSPGIAIRLYSEEDYLSRPEFTDPEILRTSLASVILQMLSLGVAATPADVQGFPFVQPPDGRQVSDGATTLTELGALHPPRPSGAKDGHDVGRGRGGRAPEPGTITPIGRRLARLPVDPRLGRMILESGERGCVREVMVLAAALTIQDPRERPVEQREAADELHRRFADENSDFSAILNLWAYLQEQQKELSGSQFRKLCRREHINWLRVHEWQDLVRQLRQLAKDVGVAVHAGPVDPVGQHEAVHRSLLTGLLSQIGSYDERRREYAGARGTRFAVFPGSALFKKRHPFVMAAELVETSRLWARTVARIEPEWAEEAAGGLVKRTYNEPHWSRRAGAVVAREKVTLFGVTLIPDRSVKYGRIDPELSRELFIRHALVEGDWRTRHRFFARNRAALEEVDALETRLRRRDLRIGDEDLFAFYDARVPANVVSERHFDAWWKKARQERPDLLDLDVAALLTADAEDLDTDAFPTVFPYPLPGGDVDLDLEYTFDPTGASGTDGVTVSVPVLLLNQVSPGPFAWLVPGLRVELVTALIKALPKAVRKQLVPAPDVARQLVADLDAHADSLADELTEALSAAVRRVRGIVVEPGLWAPEAVPAHLRMDYRVVDARGAVMGAGQDLAALQARLAKANRSAIAARLAGTDDPANARPGPGRQGGRRDGGGNDGGAGRRGSGRGGRGRGRDGAGRPEAGAQGAGGAAPAFAERHGLTSWSIGTVPRRITTDPGARGPAITGYPALVPETTVEGGPAAGLTVARSAEDQAAWHRAGVIRLLLATLPSPQRYVLDHLDNREKLTFTQNPHGSVDSLVADCSQAAVDRLVGDELPFDEAAFRALFDRVRADLIDTVFAVTRLVEQVLSRAAEVRRRLKGSVSLAMAPALSDVKAHLEQLVFPGFVAATGWERLQHLPRYLQGILVRLDRLDAGGHLQRDGQHMAVVQRLEDEFDAAVQAHRARFSGVPVPADLERVRWLIEELRVSFFAQELGTAVSVSEKRVRQALAQAARA
- the putP gene encoding sodium/proline symporter PutP, encoding MDMNTVFLLAAIGLYFLAMIAIGLYASRKNTDLDDYVLAGRDMKPSVAALSAGASDMSGWLLMGLPGAIYAAGLVEGWMAVGLTVGAWVNWRVVAPRLRSYTEVAGNSITIPSFLENRFKDRTHILRIVAGLIILVFFTFYVSSGMVAGGKFVESTFGPESFYAQGISTNYLTGMLVVAGITVLYTLFGGFLGASLTDVAQGILMFLSLLAVPIVVILTMGGWDAVVEGIRAADAAGGGVNHFSMFENATLIGVLSSLAWGLGYFGQPHIIVRFMALRTPHDAAVARRVGIGWMALSVFGAVMVALVGIAYFQANPGTTLEDPETVFLVLASIMFHPFVAGLVLAAVLAAIMSTLSSQLIVCSSALVEDLYMLRGRTGSPTFTLWLGRIGVLVVALVAGLLALNPDSSVLELVSFAWAGFGAAFGPVILLALYWPRFTSWGAMAAMVTGAAVAWFWSEASAETWEWFGLYELLPGFVAALVVGVVVSLVTQRSRRVQRRIDAEFTGAIDIVAGREPHPDVAPAAMTRDAGGGSTAAAADPRAQA
- a CDS encoding HIT family protein, whose protein sequence is MASVFSRIIAGELPARFVWQDETCVAFLSTGPLNPGHALVVPREEVDAWVDADPALVAHLMMVAQQLGKAQVRAFSAQRAGLMVAGYEILHLHVHVWPSNSLADFDLDRVDNSPDPAEMDDAAARLRAALRELGHGEVVPQD
- a CDS encoding metal ABC transporter ATP-binding protein, producing MSRSAAVVPEAAPAPLAVAEHLELRHGDHLAVEASSFTLPAGCVVAVIGPNGSGKSTLLQALAGVLDPAAGRLEVRGESPSRHGRLISFVMQSLQFPQGVPLTVHDVVTMGRYTTAGWFRRLGATDRAAVAAAMERVRVTDLADRHLDQLSGGQRQRVYVAQGLAQEHDVLMLDEPVTGLDIVSARTIDEIIHEQPERGVSVVYTTHDLDEAAAADHVVLMDGRVVASGPPAQVLTAANLDAVYGRGALHAPLLVHLDDPADCPPDRG
- a CDS encoding sulfurtransferase → MHSESLDPSPVPDRHGSDPDRPDPLVVVDGAEGRVVPAPTADPSSTHDAGGDPASGGEGVDPAAAEPPTLVSVGVLADWLGLSPTEPLPEVPEAPAYAQPGRCRPRRLVLLDVRFRATGGGADHEAYLRGHLPGAVYVSLPSRLAGHAGPAAGRHPLPDPRQFAETVRMWGIDDGDTVVVYDDDRGLSAARAWWLLRHAGLRDSMLLDGGLAAWRAGGLPLQPGEVIPMPGSARTSWGRMPVVDTSGAEAMASGGLLLDARAAERYRGETEPIDPVAGHIPGARSLPTAGSLAEDGRLRPAEELAARFDAVGVDDETPVAVYCGSGVTAAHAVLTLAVAGRPGVALYPGSWSAWIQDPSNAVAVGPDPHGEPGRD
- a CDS encoding metal ABC transporter solute-binding protein, Zn/Mn family → MHRTPRRRAAAALTLASALALAGCGADSGGDGQAGSGDPAAVATTTQLGSVLGDVARCADATTATVMGPGDDPHDFAPSSQQVAQMARAGLVFANGLGLEAGMASALENAAQDGAQVLEVAPRLDPLPFGAGEGAADEHAGETAGEHAAHAEEGSAGAHDGHDRGSQDPHVWMDVARMARAAEVMGDALAEHTGEDRFADCGRQVRGELEATDAEVREILAAVPEDRRRLIADHDAYGYFAAAYGFEVAGVVVPGGSTDGEPSSQRIAELTRAVADSGADALVTSAGGGAPTVESIAADGGGSTPVVELYEGGVGPADGEQAGYAEAMLHNARVLADALGE
- a CDS encoding metal ABC transporter permease, which encodes MDWLIEPFLLGFQQRALVGGLIAAALCAVVGTWLVLRGMSFFGDAFVHGVMPGIALSVVLGFDAHLGAALAALVMLAGISLVHRATTLKEDTAIGLLFVGMMALGVVIISLSDSYTGSLTAILFGDALGVTWEGIVRQGVIAALVLVLALVLYRPLMALSFSPAKARSLGMRPRLTHALLLVMIGAAVIGSFQAVGTVLVFGLLVGPPATAALLTRTVPQMMALAVLLGAAGVTIGLVLSYHLGTAASATMALVPIAMFFVVLAGRAGLRALRSRRVRADRRRAVVETPTRRSVSP
- a CDS encoding Fur family transcriptional regulator gives rise to the protein MSAPDPGPRVVRPRATRQKAAVDRALETIPDFVSAQELHARLQEEGERISLATVYRTLQQQLEDGQVDVLRREDGESVYRRCEARGHHHHLVCRLCWSTVEVTAPPVEAWAARIAAEHGFTEAEHTVEITGVCADCAATRAADAG